DNA from Petropleomorpha daqingensis:
CACGGATGGCGGCCACGTACCCACCGGGTCCGGCACCGAGGACGACGACGTCGAAGTGAGGCATACCGCAAGCGTAGGGCGGCGCACCGGCTCGCCGCTGAAGGAGGCAGTGACGTCGCGCACGCTGAGCGGGTTGTAGACACCGTCCGCGCGGTGCGGCCAGGCTGGCGCCGTGATCGCCGTCGACGAACTGCGCCCGCTGGGGCTGTTCGCCGGCACCGAGAGCGAGCGGCTGGACCAGCTGGCCGGCCTCGGCGACGTGGTGCCGTTCCGCCCCGGCGACGAGCCGTTCCGGGAGGGGCAACCGGCCGAGTACTGGTGGGTCCTGCTGGAGGGCAGCCTCGACCTCGTGCGCCACGTCGGGCGGGAGGAGACCCGACTGGGTGCGCTCGACGTGCCCGGCCGGTGGGCCGGCGGGTTCCGCGCGTGGGACGAGCACGGCGTGTACCTGGCGACGGCGCGGGCGACGACGGCCGGGCGGTTCTTCCGGGTTCCCGCGCCCGAGCTGCGCACGTGGGCGACGGCGTCGTTCCCGCTCGGCGTCCACCTCATCGAGGGGCTGTTCCGGACCGCGCGCGGCTTCGAGTCGACGACGCGGCAGAAGGAGTCGCTGGTCGCCCTGGGCACCCTGGCCGCCGGCCTGGCGCACGAGATCAACAACCCGGCCGCCGCGGCGACCCGGGCAGTGGACGTCCTCGCCGAGGCGCACGAGGCCACGCTCGGCGCACTCCGGCGGCTGGCCGAGGAAGGGATCGACGCCGCGGGCTTCCTCCGCATCGACTCGCTGCGCCAGGAGCTCGCCGCAGCCCCGGAGAGCGCGCTGGAGGTGGCCGACCGCGAGGACGAACTGGCCGACTGGCTCTCCCGCCAGGGCGTCGCCGGCGCCTGGGAGGTCGCACCGCCGCTCGCCGCGGCGGGCGCGGACGTCGCCTGGTGCGAGCGCGTGGCGGCCCTGCTCGGCCCCCGGGCACTGGGACCGGCCGTGGAGTGGGTGGCCGGCACGCTGTCGACGGTGGCCGTGCTGGACGAGGTGAAGACGTCCACGCGCCACATCTCCGACCTGGTGGCGGTGGTGAAGTCCTACTCGCAGATGGACCGGGCCTCCGTCCAGTGGACCGATGTCCGCGAAGGGCTGGACAGCACGCTCGCGGTGCTGGCCGCGCGGATCCCGGCCGGCGTGGA
Protein-coding regions in this window:
- a CDS encoding sensor histidine kinase — encoded protein: MIAVDELRPLGLFAGTESERLDQLAGLGDVVPFRPGDEPFREGQPAEYWWVLLEGSLDLVRHVGREETRLGALDVPGRWAGGFRAWDEHGVYLATARATTAGRFFRVPAPELRTWATASFPLGVHLIEGLFRTARGFESTTRQKESLVALGTLAAGLAHEINNPAAAATRAVDVLAEAHEATLGALRRLAEEGIDAAGFLRIDSLRQELAAAPESALEVADREDELADWLSRQGVAGAWEVAPPLAAAGADVAWCERVAALLGPRALGPAVEWVAGTLSTVAVLDEVKTSTRHISDLVAVVKSYSQMDRASVQWTDVREGLDSTLAVLAARIPAGVDVVRDYSPELPRIEAAAGELNQVWTNLVGNALDAMAGHGALQVSARPDPHGNVLVEIADTGPGMTEDVQRHAFDPFFTTKPVGEGVGLGLDVARQVVERHHGEITIESRPGRTVLRVWLPRGRRGG